The Pirellulales bacterium nucleotide sequence ACTCGCATCCATCCGCCGTTCATGATCACGGCCAAAGAGGCGCAGGCCTGGCACGTGGCGGTCTGGCGTTGCTGGCGATTCGTCGGCGACGGTGATCGCCTGGCCACAGCGCGGTAGAATCGTGGCATGAGCGACTCCGAAATCGACGATTTAGACGGCTGGGTTCACGATCTAGATTATCTCCGCTGCATTCAACAGCGGATGACCTTGCAGGATCCGGAACCGGGCGACGTATGCCGTTATCGCGAAGGGGACGTCATACTTGAGGTGCGGCTTCTGGCCAAACGCAAGACGCTGAAAGTCAACGGCCCCTGGACGGATTACGACATCGAGATCATCCGCCCTGTCGTGTTCTGCAAGAGATATCCGCTCGATGATCGGTTCACGGTCGGTGGCCTGGATGCCGGCAGCTATGGGACCTGGTATCTCGACAAATTGCTTCCAGAGGCGCCGCAGACCTAGAAGTTGCACCCCAGATGATGCCCGTGCGACAGGCCGCGGGTTTGCGATGCGCGCGGCACGAATTGTCAAAGAGCTTCCGGATACTGTCCACAGTCGGTGTCGGCTTTCCGTTCTTGCGGTAATAGCCTTCCGCGAACCGCCTGAACGCGCGGCACAACTCGGCGATCGTCATCCCTTGAAAATCCAAATGCAGAACGATGAGACGTCCGCCGGCCAGCCATTCGCCGATCAGTCGATCGTACTGCTTGCGGTCCATGACGGTGCAGTGTCCAAAATCGAGCGCATCGAGAGACTGCGATATATGCCAGTCGTGCCAAACACCAAATAAGCTAGCAGGCCAAGATTTTCGACTGTTGAAGGACATCCGGCTGCCGAGCGCGCACGTCCCTCCCATCGCTTCCACGCCGACATGGCCGCCTTCACCAGCGCCATACACCCTACCGGTTGCCACTACCACTCCTACGCCGGCAGCCCGTTGAACCGCAGGATCTAGTCCGGGTGGGAACGGCGGGAGTAGAACTGCGCCAGTAACGACTGCATGAAAGGATGCTGAAACACGGCGCCTACGTTCTTTAGGCTCGTACGTTAGGCCCCACCCGCCCCTGAGATCGATCGTTTAAATCTGCGTAAATTGCACGCAAGAGGATTTGGGGCAGAAAAAGGCCAACCTCGAACCATGCAACTCTGCACGGCGCTTTCGGCGACAAGTGACTGCGGCTGCCGAGGCTCCGCCTGCGGCAATCCACAAGCGCTGCCCGACACGGCTAGTGCTTTGATGAAACGGGTGTTTCACAATTTGATCTCGGGTGAAGCCAAGAAGCACCGTCTCGAACCGAGGAAAGCAACTGCAATCTTTACTTTTCAAAAGTGCCCAGTTGTCGACCAAGGCCGTTCACCCACCTTACAGGTGAGGCTCGACTAGAAGTAGTCTGTGAACCGATGTCATTGGACGCCCTCTAACGCCACCCAATGCCTTAACGGTGCCGCGAGATTAGAAGGCAGACGGCACGAATCCAATCCATGCGATACAAGGATTTTACGGGGTCATCACTATCCATTTTCGGATAGTTTGGAAATCCAAACATCGTAAAGCTGGACAATCATTACGTAGAACTTGAAACAGCGGAAATCCCCGTAACTAACGGTCGGCCCCCGTACTCGCCCGATCCGAATCGGATCGAGCTGGGTTCCAGCAAGTTCAAGAAGCTGACTCGCGACGCCGCGCACCACGGACAAGCTTGGCAACTATGCGGCCCAGATCCAGATCGTGACGTGCAGGGCATCGCCCCGGTGACTATCAGATGGACCTCCGCCGTCTGCGCGACGGTTCGATCGATGCTGCCTATGCGGGCAGCACACTTCGCCCGAGCAGGTCGCTACCGAGGACGGTTTTTCAGTCCTATCCTAGGTCGGAGACCACTTTCAGATTCCCACCGTAGGAGTTGCTGTGGACCCACTCGAATCCTGCTCGATGACCCGGCGCTTCAGGCGCTGGTGCGGGCTAACCAGCGGGCTCTTCCCACAATCGCCGAACAACCGCAGTTGGCCATCGGTTACATTGCCTTATTTCTCAACCGTTTGACGCGCGACGAAGGTCAGCAATACTTCGAGCGCTACATCGGCCCATATTTTGCTTAGGACGGGCGGATAGAGTTCAACGTCGCTCAACAGCCGATCGATGCGGTGGCCGCGGAACTTGGCGTGCCTGCGGGGTCCGCTGATCAGTTCTATCTAGCCACCGCGGCGACGAGCTAAGACTTGCCTATTGTTGCGAAAGCGCGGTCGAACGGTTGCGGCAAGCAGCGCCTCTAATCCGGAGCGTCCGGATGTCGCTGTTTTCAGCGTTTCCGTCGACGCGAGTCGCGAGCGAACAATTCCCGGACGAGAGCACGTATTACCCCGACTAGTGAGAAGCACTCATCGTCCGCGAATCGGTCGCAGTCCCTAGCCCGCGCTGGTGGGAGGACTGGCCGAGTTCGACGATCCGAGAAGTGGCTGCGTCGATAGCGGCGGGACATTCGACAGCCGCGCCGCCGCCGCGCCGGGGCTATTTGCGCCGCCGAACGACGACGGACTGCAGCACCCAGCAGCCAATACTGAAGCGATTCCCACCACAACAAGAGGCAGTTTGATAGCGTCCATCGAGTCCTCCTTGAGCGCCCCTGTAAACTCGGCGACCACGGAGTCGGGCATCGGCCAGCGCCTGCAAGCGGGGTGGGAGAATAGGATGTTGGACGACATAGGTCAAGGGGGCTCTAGGTCGGCGAAATACCGATCGTAGCGTCCCGGCGCCCTTTGCCAATTCACCGAGACGCGGACCTCGCGAACCTGCGGCTGCATTTGCGGCTAGTAAACAGTGCCAAAGCAATGGCATCAGTCCGATTAAGGGTCGTTTTCTCGGAGTCCGAGAAAACGCATGGCAAACGAGACTGTGGGGCGACCGAATGAGAGTCTTTCTAGCGGTCTCGGTCCTCTTCCGCACGCTTGGCGCAAAAAGGAGGCCCGCGGCGTTGGCCGGTTTTCCCAGCGAACCCCGCGGGCCAGTTGTGCCGTGGCCACTATACGGAATGGCAATTTACGCTAATCGCGATCCTGCGAATCGCGGTTGCCGTCCTGATCGTTGTCACGATTTTGACCGCGTTCGTTTCGTTGCCCGTTCCCTTGTTGATCGTCACGATCCTCGCGCGCTGCCGTGCGCCGATCGTTAAAGATCTCGGAACTATCACCCAGGGTCACGTCGACGTCTCGCTTCTTTCCGTCACGGCGAATTTGCACGTCGACCTTGTCGTTCGGGTTTTTACGACTCAATTGCTGCATGACGTCGCGCACCGAATCGACCGGATGATCGTCGATCGTCAAAATCTCGTCACCGCGCTGCAGCCCTGCCTTTTCCGCCGGGCCGTCGTCCATCACGCGGGCCACGGTCAGATATCCGTCGTCGCTCTCTTCAAGTGTCACGCCGAGTGCCGGATGAGGGTGACTGATCGACCACCTCTGATAACCGGTGCGGCCGCGCGAGGCGAACTGCCGATTATCGAATCGATCGCGATTCTGTTCGCCCTGCATCTCGTTTTGCTGGTTCTGCGACCGGCCGCCTTCTTGCCGAGATGTCAGATTCATGGCCACGGTGCGCTCGCGACCGTTGCGGCGAATCGTCAGGTTCACCCGGTCCCCCGGCTGATGATCGCGCAGCTCATGCTGCAGATCGCTACGGCTGTTGATGGTCTGATCGTCGAGGGCTTCCAGTTGGTCGCCCGGTCGCAAGCCGGCGCGCTCAGCCGTGCTATTGCGCCACACGTCGCGCACGACAAGACGGTTTTGATCGTTTTGCACATCCACACCCAGCGCGGCTTGCTGGCCGTGCGCCCCGTCGCCGCCTTGTTGCCGGTTTGCGTAACTCGCATCCTGCCGACCGTTGTTGCCGCGCTCGTTCTGTTGTCCTCGCGATTCGTTCCGACGATCTGACTGGAACTGAGAGGAACGGTCGTTGGATCGGCCTTGTGCATGCCGATTCTCGTTCCCATAAACACGCTCGCGCGAGGCAAGCGTGACCTGGAACGACTTCTCTTGGCCGTCACGCGACACGGTAATATTGGCCGTCTGTTCCGGTTTGGCACGGTTCAAGTAGTCGATCACTTGGCGATAGTTATGCACACGTTGATCGTCGATCTTGGCAATCTGATCTCCCTGCTCGAGGCCGGCCGCTTGTGCGGGGCTTTCGGGCAGCACTTCGCGGATGCGCACACCATGCCCGTCGCCCTCACTAAGTGTCACGCCCAATACGGCATGCTCGGCGCCGCGATAGTGCGTCTCTCGATTGTTTTGGTCCTCTTGATCTCGCTGCTGGTTACTGCCACGTTGATTCTCGGTGGCTCGATCTTGCGGTTGATCTGACTGCTGCTGGTTCGCTTGGGAATCCTGGTTGTGCTGATCGGCTCGGACTGCTGGCGTCCCCGCCATCACGCTGAACACCAGCGAAGCCGGAACAACTGCGGACAATACGATTCTGCGAAACATGCGACACTCCTTCACTCTTCGTTCAAAGAAAAGACAAGGGACAATGAGGGCTGCGCAAAACGGCTAGCAGCCCCCCGCATTACAACGCGTAATGCTCGCGGCACGAGACCGCCACGTTACTCAAGGCGTAAAGAGCCGCCTGTCCTCTTGACACCAAGAAGATTAGAAAGCGCTTACGGCAAAGCCACCCGGCCAGCCTGATTTCAGGCGGTCGATTGCTTCGCCTGTTTGGTGAACTTTGCAGGATCCTGATCGAACTTCTTCTTGCACTCGGCCGAACAGAAGTGATAAGTCTTCCCCTCGTACTGCTCCTTTGCCACGGCGTTCTGAGGGCTGACGTCCATTCCGCATACGGGGTCTTGCGACATATCAGTGCTCCTTAATAATTCGCCCTCTTCGCGGCGGTTACCAAGTCATGCCGCCGGCTGAAGTTCGGCGAACATTGCAAGTGGTATGCCTTTCACGATTTGCTTGACCTCGTCATCGCCCGTATTGCAGGGTGACGCTTTAAGGCGATTTATCCGACGCGAGTCAACGAGCGCAAAGTTAACCCATACTGTGCAAGCGATTGCGAACATTTGGTCAAAGCATTGCCATAAGTTCTGTTTCTGCGCCGCGAGCTCTGGATCATGCAACGTCGGCTATCGCACTCGGAATGCGAGCATCGAAGGCTGGCGCCCACAATGACCAGATTGGTCATTGTCAGCCCTGGCTCGCTACAAATCGTCGTTGCTAATCGACCATTTGGTGCGGGAGATTTGTCACATCGAGCAGATTCTTGCCGGGCCATGCCGATGAATTAAATTATGCAGCGAAGGGTCGGCACTCCGCGACTCCCGCAAACGTTTCATTGGCGCAGAAGTTGCGAGCAACTTTGCGATCCCTCAGAACGATCGCACGATCGTTACGGACTAGACAGCCTCCCAGAAGGGAGTGCCATGACCGCAACCACGAAGTCTGGCACTAGCTATTTTTCCTTAAGAAGGCCAGTAGTGCGTTCCAGGTCGCGATTCGAGCGGCACCGCCGCGCCACGCGATGACAAGGCTGTTGAAGGTTCCATCCGAAACGACCTCTGCCGGCATCGTTGAAGCGGTGCTAGTGTTGGATTGCATCGGCGCGCGCCTCGCGGAAATGGAAAAGCGGCTGCTGCCCAAAAGCGTGCTGAACAAGGCGGTCTCTTACGACAGCAACCAGTGGCAAGCGCTCCGCCGTTACGTCGAGGACGGGCGGCTTTCGATCAACAACAACATCAGCGAACGAACACTGCGCCACCAGGCGATCGGGAGAAAAAACTGGTTGTTCCTGGGCAGCGCGCAAGCGGGGCTGCGGGCGGCCGTCTTATTCACGTTCTCGCCGGTGCCAAGCGACATCGGATCGAGCCCTGGACCTATCTGCGTGAGTTGCTGCTCCGCTTGCACGACGACGATTCGTGTCTCGACGAGATGTTGCCCGACAAGTGGGCCGCCAATCACCCCGAATCCGTGCTCACCTATCGGCTCGAAGAAACCCGCCGCAAGGCAGCCGCAAAAAGCACACGCCGCCGTCATCCACGCGGCAACCGCCGAGCTCGCTGACTCGTCACAATATCGGACTTCGATAAGAGGATCCGGTTCTGAAACTGTTGGTTTTTGGCCAACATCGCTACGTGGTGAACTGAACCGCCGACTCCAGCCCGCAATGCCCAGTAATGGAGTGTATTTGGTGATACGCTTGCCGCATGTTGCAATCGGTGAATCAAGCATTTAGGGGGGGAAGCCCCCGGTTCTTTCTTGGTGCATCAACGGCGGCTGATATATTGTGGGTGCTGCAACCTACATGTGGAGAACGGCCGGATGCTCTCGATCCTTAGTGAACGCCAAGCTGCGACTTGCCACGGGCTATCGCGGCGGCACTTCCTGAAGCTCGGCGGCCTAACGTTGGGCGGGCTTTCATTGCCACAACTCTTACAAGCGGAGGAAGCATCGCCGAAGACGCGGGGGAAAAGCCTGTCACACAAGGCGGTCATTATGATCTACCTGTCCGGAGGGCCGTCGCACCAGGACATGTACGACTTGAAGATGGACGCCCCGCAAGAGATTCGCGGGTTGTTTCGCCCGATCAGCACGAACGTGCCCGGAATCGAAATCTGCGAGCACATGCCGCGCCTGGCCAAGATGATGGACAAGTTCGCCATCATCCGTTCGCTCTATGGCGGTCCGGACCAGCATGCGTCGGACGTCTGCCTAAGCGGCTATCCGATCGGCCCGAAAGGGAGGCAAGACAACCATCCGTCCCTCGGCGCCGCCATCTCGAAGATCCAGGGAGCGGTCGATCCGGCCGTCCCACCATTCGTCGGGCTAACTACCAAGACTCGGCACGCCCCATACTCGAATCCAGGATTGCCCGGCTTCTTGGGCCAGACCTATGCTCCGTTTCAACCGGATGGCGAAGGAATGGCCAACCTGCGCCTGAACGGCATCACACTAGATCGATTGCACGATCGTGAGTCGCTGCTTGCCAGCTTCGACAGTTACCGTCGCCGCGTCGACGCTAGCTCAAAGTCCCAAGGAGTCGACACCTTCACGCAAAAGGCCCTGGATGTGCTGACATCGAGCAAGCTGGTCGAAGCGATGGACCTCGACCGAGAACCAGCGGCGCTGCGAGATCGCTACGGGCGAGGCAGTTCATCTCCCGCGTTTGGCGAAGACGCGGGGCCACATTGGATGGATCAGTTTCTGATGGCGCGGCGCCTGGTCGAGGCGGGGGTGCGTTGCGTCACGCTGTCGTTCGGCAGTTGGGATCGGCACGGTGGGAATTTCGAACGCCTACCGGAACAACTCGCCAAGCTCGACCAGGGAGTGACCGCATTGGTCGAAGACTTGCATAATCGCGGTCTCGATCAAGATGTGAGCGTCGTCGCCTGGGGCGAGTTCGGTCGCACGCCACGCATCAATGCAGGTGGCGGGCGCGACCATTGGCCGGCGGCGTCGTGCGCGCTGCTCGCCGGAGGTGGCATGCGGATGGGGCAAGTCATCGGCTCAACGAATCGCCTGGGCGAAGTCCCGCAAGATCGCCCGATCCACTATCAGGACGTTTTGGCGACACTCTACCGCCAGCTTGGCGTCGACGTGAACACGGCAACGATCACCGACCCTAGTGGTCGCCCGCAGTATATGCTCGATCGTCGCGATCCGGTTCGAGAGCTTGTCTAGCTTCGCCTCATCCGACAGCGGTCGCCGCGCGGGTCAAAGAAGACCTGAGTTATGCGCATGTCATGGCCCGTAAGCACGATAACCTCTTCCCGCGAGGCGACATCCCACAACTTGATCGTGATTCCTGCTTAAAACCACATCTACGGCTTCTATGGTCAGGCAAATGTTGAACGCCTCCCGGGAATCGACTCGTCTAGGGACGAGTGCCACGCCCCCCGACGCGGGTTCATTCGCCGCTTGGGTCGCCGCCGCTGAGGATCACTTCCTTGCCGGATACTTCGATGCGAGTAAGGCGACGCCCTAACACGCCCCCTCCCGTCGTGTCTCACACGCCATGCCGCAAAACTCATTCCGGGTGCCGGCCCGACTTCTGGTTTGCGCTTAAATGGCTGTCGCGGCCCTCACGGTACTCGTACCGGCAGTGACTGCAATTGCCGACGAGCAGATCGCCGACCGGCCAGCATTGTTTGAGCTCGATGTGCTGCCAATTCTAAGTAAGGCAGGCTGCAATTCCGGTGCGTGTCATGGCAAGGCGCGAGGCCAAAACGGGTTTGCTTTTTCTCTGTTGGGGTTCGACGCTGACTCGGATTACGACGCCATAGTTAAGAGCGGCCGCGGCCGGCGGGTGTTTCCAAGCGCAGCCAACAACAGCCTTGTGCTGCGGAAGGCTTCTGGCGCAGAACCACACGGCGGTGGCCTGAGACTTGATCGTGACAGTGCCGTACGAGACCATTCGCGCTTGGATCTCGGCCGGAATGCAGCGGGCGCAGGATCGCGACCCGAAATTGCTGAAGATCTCGCTCTCGCCCGCGGCGCACGTACTACCGGCGGGCGCGCGAGCAGCTCGTCGTGACGGCACACTTTTCCGACGGTTCGACGCGCGATGTTACCGGGCTCACCAATTTTGCCTCGAACGAGTCCGCGATCGTCGCCGTTGACCCTATGATGGCGGGACTGGTGGGCCACGTCTGGAGTTTTGACGAGCTTTTCGAGACTGCACTGAAGGTCGAGTGAGATGGAAAAACTGGCGTGTGAAAACTGCCGCGCATTTTGCACCGACCGATCGTTCTCCACCCTGGACGCATTGATTGAATGGATGGCGAAGGTCGAGGGGGCATTGGACGAAGTAAGCCTTGACCGGCCGATGGACCGGGCTCGGATCACAGCACTTGTGAAATGCAGTCGCTGCGGCCAGCACTTCGAGTTTGTGAGCGGACTTCCCGGGGGCAAAGCTATATGGGGCATTTCAGAATCCCCCCCGGCGACACAGTCGTAGGACACCACAGTCTCCCGACGCCGGTGGTGGCGTCCGGGCTCGCGTCGCTAATCTATCGGGACTCGAATGCACAGTGGCAAGCGAGCGTGAGGCCCTAGGAAAAATCGGTCCGGCCTTCAAACAGCGTGTTGGCGAACTGATGCACAACGGAATTCAAATCCCGTGGATCGAACCGCCCACGCCAGCCGAACCCGGCGAACAGCAACGGTACATTCCGGTCCACCTGTAATTGCTCGATCGTTTTCCGGTTGCCGACTCGAACCGACGTCGATGCGTGCTGCTGGCGACAGAACCGCCGACACGAGTTTCGAGATGCGTTAGCGCCGCCGCGGCCCCACGGGTTCTACTGCCGGTGCGGATCGAAGAAATCTATAGTCGGGTCGAGGACACCTGCACCCCGGCTGTGATGCGTCCAAGGTGGAGCGCCGAGGAACTCTTGCGGATCAGCGGCTTTGGCGTTCGAGCGCTCGGCGAGCTTGATGCGTTATTCCGTCGGCTCGGCTTGAGGAAGGCGAGCCGCTCAGGTGGGGCAGAACCTGAACGGCTCTAACTGGCCGCAAAGCCAGCTTTAATAATCATCGGATTTCCGCCGTCCAGGAGAAGAGACCTTACATGGAAGTAACTCGAGCGTGGCAACTCAAAGCAGCGCGGCAGGAGTCGGGCGCAAAAAAAGCCCAACCGGCGGAAACTCGCAGCTGTGGGGCGTGCTGGTCGCTGTTCATTGGCCGTCAATATTGGATCTAATTCAGAAATTGCTAATCGTGGCGATCTCGTTTGAAAAACAAAATAATCGGGAGCATTAGCCCAACCGCGATTGAATGCGATACAGAAGGCCACCGTCGCTCAATAAATAATGGAGACGGCCCTTGCGGCCATAGCACGGATACCTGTGGGAAGCGAAAAGCGACAGCAGCGATCGCAACTGTAACCAGCATGAGCAAGAGGCTGAATCTCATGCCAGCCCGGCCCCGCGTGGCTGCCCTAAACTCGCCGCCATCGCAATTAGTCCAGCAACATATGGCCACTGCTAAAGATTAATCGGCGGCCGTCGCGGCTCCAGGCGGCGTCTGAATTGAACTGATTCGACTGGCCGCCGATCACTTGTACTGGATCTTCGCCCATCACGTCGATGACCGCGATCTTTTGGGATCCGTCCGGCTCGCGCGCCCAAAGCGCGATTTCTCGGCCGCAGCAGAGGCGCAATCTGCGGTATTTCGCGGGATTCACCCTGGAACAAGCCGCATCTGCGCTGAGAATATCGCCTGCAACGGCTGATCGGCAGTGGGCTTACGCTCGCGCATGGCTGCACCCGCGAGTTGTTGGCGCCGCCAAGCGATTAGCATGCGTCGACGACCGACCGACGATTTTTTTGAGACTCGGTTGATGCCTTTTGGTTGGCCGCGGCGCATTGTCTATAGACCTCGGACTACTCTTCCAGGCACTGTCCAAATGCACAACGAAGAAACCATATTCCAGGAAGCAATCAAGCGGTTGCCCGCCGCGCGCGCCGCTTACTCGGACGAAGCGTGCGCAGGCTCACCCCCTCCCGCCAGTGGCTGAAATCGGGAGGGGATCAATGCGAGTGTTTATGCAGCTTAACTCCGCAAGACTACGCGCGGCGGCTCGCACGATTCACTGCTTAAGTGGGCGACTCGCTCGTGAAGCGTAATATGCATGACGGCCGATCCGGCCGAACGATGCGGATGGGTGCCTACTGCTTGCGCGACGCCGAATCATTAAAAAAGAGAACCACGGCAAGGAGACTTGACCGCGGCGGTTAGCGGAAGAGAAACCAGCAGACAGCTAAGACTTCTTGAGGGCTGCGGGGCTTTACTTGGCCTTATGCGACCGCGCTAGGCGTGGATTTCCTTCGCGAGACGTGCATTCAAGGCAATCAATAATCTGCCGTACGCCCGCGACACGCTTGCAACAGGCGATGGCCAGTTGGCGCTCGTAGAAACTACTGACGCACCCGCTGAGTCGAATCGTAGCGGCGTCGGCTTCAATTTCAATCTTCGCTAGACTTGGAAAGTGCTGTGCGGCGAGAAATGTCCTGACTCGTGAAGCCAGTGCATGGTCGCCGCCGGTTGTCAGAAGCCTCGGGTCCATCGCAATCAATCCTTGTATTAGCTTGACGTTTCTCGGGTGCAGCACACTCGACATCCACTATGTGTTGTGTCGCGAGGATCAATAAATCGTAAATTTGTTCGTTCGTCGCAGGCTTCAAAAAAAAGCGGTCGAATCCTTCAGCCATGCACCGGTCGCGGATCGTCGATTCGCCGCGACCGCTGATGGCCACTAGCAAAAACGGAGGAAGGTCTAGGCTCCTCAACGCC carries:
- a CDS encoding PDZ domain-containing protein, with translation MFRRIVLSAVVPASLVFSVMAGTPAVRADQHNQDSQANQQQSDQPQDRATENQRGSNQQRDQEDQNNRETHYRGAEHAVLGVTLSEGDGHGVRIREVLPESPAQAAGLEQGDQIAKIDDQRVHNYRQVIDYLNRAKPEQTANITVSRDGQEKSFQVTLASRERVYGNENRHAQGRSNDRSSQFQSDRRNESRGQQNERGNNGRQDASYANRQQGGDGAHGQQAALGVDVQNDQNRLVVRDVWRNSTAERAGLRPGDQLEALDDQTINSRSDLQHELRDHQPGDRVNLTIRRNGRERTVAMNLTSRQEGGRSQNQQNEMQGEQNRDRFDNRQFASRGRTGYQRWSISHPHPALGVTLEESDDGYLTVARVMDDGPAEKAGLQRGDEILTIDDHPVDSVRDVMQQLSRKNPNDKVDVQIRRDGKKRDVDVTLGDSSEIFNDRRTAAREDRDDQQGNGQRNERGQNRDNDQDGNRDSQDRD
- a CDS encoding response regulator, with translation MVRVLIIDDNADGAFALGLLLKHLGCSVETCQDPLLAVDIAQQRKPQLVLLDLAMPKHSGFEVAKALRSLDLPPFLLVAISGRGESTIRDRCMAEGFDRFFLKPATNEQIYDLLILATQHIVDVECAAPEKRQANTRIDCDGPEASDNRRRPCTGFTSQDISRRTALSKSSED
- a CDS encoding ECF-type sigma factor, with amino-acid sequence MTAIFWDPSGSRAQSAISRPQQRRNLRYFAGFTLEQAASALRISPATADRQWAYARAWLHPRVVGAAKRLACVDDRPTIFLRLG
- a CDS encoding YHS domain-containing protein: MSQDPVCGMDVSPQNAVAKEQYEGKTYHFCSAECKKKFDQDPAKFTKQAKQSTA
- a CDS encoding DUF1501 domain-containing protein, producing MLSILSERQAATCHGLSRRHFLKLGGLTLGGLSLPQLLQAEEASPKTRGKSLSHKAVIMIYLSGGPSHQDMYDLKMDAPQEIRGLFRPISTNVPGIEICEHMPRLAKMMDKFAIIRSLYGGPDQHASDVCLSGYPIGPKGRQDNHPSLGAAISKIQGAVDPAVPPFVGLTTKTRHAPYSNPGLPGFLGQTYAPFQPDGEGMANLRLNGITLDRLHDRESLLASFDSYRRRVDASSKSQGVDTFTQKALDVLTSSKLVEAMDLDREPAALRDRYGRGSSSPAFGEDAGPHWMDQFLMARRLVEAGVRCVTLSFGSWDRHGGNFERLPEQLAKLDQGVTALVEDLHNRGLDQDVSVVAWGEFGRTPRINAGGGRDHWPAASCALLAGGGMRMGQVIGSTNRLGEVPQDRPIHYQDVLATLYRQLGVDVNTATITDPSGRPQYMLDRRDPVRELV